A single Triticum dicoccoides isolate Atlit2015 ecotype Zavitan chromosome 2A, WEW_v2.0, whole genome shotgun sequence DNA region contains:
- the LOC119355634 gene encoding peroxidase 43-like isoform X1: MADGVLLTTAPAALTLVFLLFFGAAHGQLQMGFYSDSCPGAEDIVTAAVQEAAASDATILPALVRLQFHDCFVRGCDASVLITSAGNAAEVNNNKHQGLRGLDVVDRAKAELEEQCPGVVSCADIIALASRDAIAMQTNGPSIEVPTGRRDGLSSNVRDADVLPDVSDSIQVLRSKFAASGLNDRDLVLLTAAHTIGTTACFFVKDRLYSYPLPGGRTGSDPSIPAAFLSELKARCAPGDFNTRVPLDRGSQGTFDDSILRNIRAGLVPIASDAALEASNATGALVGAYLGAASSSFSQDFVAAMIKMGTIGAITGDAGEIRDECSAFNTN; the protein is encoded by the exons ATGGCCGACGGCGTCCTTCTGACAACCGCGCCGGCAGCGCTAACACTGGTGTTCTTGCTGTTCTTCGGCGCCGCGCACGGTCAGCTTCAGATGGGGTTCTACTCCGACTCCTGCCCCGGCGCCGAGGACATCGTCACCGCCGCCGTCCAGGAAGCCGCCGCCTCGGACGCCACCATCCTCCCCGCCCTCGTCCGCCTCCAGTTCCACGACTGCTTCGTCAGA GGATGCGACGCGTCGGTGCTGATCACGAGCGCGGGCAACGCCGCGGAGGTGAACAACAACAAGCACCAGGGCCTCCGCGGCCTGGACGTGGTTGACCGCGCCAAGGCGGAGCTCGAGGAGCAGTGCCCCGGcgtcgtctcctgcgccgacatcaTCGCTCTCGCCTCACGCGACGCCATAGCCATG CAGACCAACGGGCCGTCGATCGAGGTGCCGACGGGGCGGCGCGACGGGCTGTCGTCGAACGTGCGCGACGCCGACGTGCTGCCGGACGTGAGCGACTCCATCCAGGTGCTCCGCTCCAAGTTCGCCGCCAGCGGCCTCAACGACCGCGACCTCGTTCTCCTCACAG CGGCGCACACGATCGGCACGACGGCGTGCTTCTTCGTCAAGGATCGGCTGTACAGCTACCCACTGCCGGGCGGCCGCACGGGGTCGGACCCGTCGATCCCGGCGGCGTTCCTGTCGGAGCTCAAGGCCCGGTGCGCGCCCGGCGACTTCAACACGCGCGTACCGCTGGACCGCGGCAGCCAGGGCACGTTCGACGACTCCATCCTCCGCAACATCCGCGCGGGCCTCGTCCCCATCGCCTCCGACGCGGCGCTCGAGGCCAGCAACGCCACCGGCGCGCTCGTCGGCGCCTACCTCGGCGCGGCGTCTTCCAGCTTCTCGCAGGATTTTGTGGCCGCCATGATCAAGATGGGCACCATCGGCGCCATCACCGGCGACGCCGGGGAGATCAGAGACGAGTGTTCGGCGTTCAACACGAACTGA
- the LOC119355634 gene encoding peroxidase 43-like isoform X2: MADGVLLTTAPAALTLVFLLFFGAAHGQLQMGFYSDSCPGAEDIVTAAVQEAAASDATILPALVRLQFHDCFVRGCDASVLITSAGNAAEVNNNKHQGLRGLDVVDRAKAELEEQCPGVVSCADIIALASRDAIAMTNGPSIEVPTGRRDGLSSNVRDADVLPDVSDSIQVLRSKFAASGLNDRDLVLLTAAHTIGTTACFFVKDRLYSYPLPGGRTGSDPSIPAAFLSELKARCAPGDFNTRVPLDRGSQGTFDDSILRNIRAGLVPIASDAALEASNATGALVGAYLGAASSSFSQDFVAAMIKMGTIGAITGDAGEIRDECSAFNTN, from the exons ATGGCCGACGGCGTCCTTCTGACAACCGCGCCGGCAGCGCTAACACTGGTGTTCTTGCTGTTCTTCGGCGCCGCGCACGGTCAGCTTCAGATGGGGTTCTACTCCGACTCCTGCCCCGGCGCCGAGGACATCGTCACCGCCGCCGTCCAGGAAGCCGCCGCCTCGGACGCCACCATCCTCCCCGCCCTCGTCCGCCTCCAGTTCCACGACTGCTTCGTCAGA GGATGCGACGCGTCGGTGCTGATCACGAGCGCGGGCAACGCCGCGGAGGTGAACAACAACAAGCACCAGGGCCTCCGCGGCCTGGACGTGGTTGACCGCGCCAAGGCGGAGCTCGAGGAGCAGTGCCCCGGcgtcgtctcctgcgccgacatcaTCGCTCTCGCCTCACGCGACGCCATAGCCATG ACCAACGGGCCGTCGATCGAGGTGCCGACGGGGCGGCGCGACGGGCTGTCGTCGAACGTGCGCGACGCCGACGTGCTGCCGGACGTGAGCGACTCCATCCAGGTGCTCCGCTCCAAGTTCGCCGCCAGCGGCCTCAACGACCGCGACCTCGTTCTCCTCACAG CGGCGCACACGATCGGCACGACGGCGTGCTTCTTCGTCAAGGATCGGCTGTACAGCTACCCACTGCCGGGCGGCCGCACGGGGTCGGACCCGTCGATCCCGGCGGCGTTCCTGTCGGAGCTCAAGGCCCGGTGCGCGCCCGGCGACTTCAACACGCGCGTACCGCTGGACCGCGGCAGCCAGGGCACGTTCGACGACTCCATCCTCCGCAACATCCGCGCGGGCCTCGTCCCCATCGCCTCCGACGCGGCGCTCGAGGCCAGCAACGCCACCGGCGCGCTCGTCGGCGCCTACCTCGGCGCGGCGTCTTCCAGCTTCTCGCAGGATTTTGTGGCCGCCATGATCAAGATGGGCACCATCGGCGCCATCACCGGCGACGCCGGGGAGATCAGAGACGAGTGTTCGGCGTTCAACACGAACTGA